The Salvelinus fontinalis isolate EN_2023a chromosome 32, ASM2944872v1, whole genome shotgun sequence nucleotide sequence tctcaactaacatcaaggcggtgacccgttcctgtaggttcatgctctacaacattcgcagagtacgaccctgcctcacgcaggaagcggcgcaggtcctaatccaggcacttgtcatctcccgtctggattactgcaactcgctgttggctgggctccctgcctgtgccattaaacccctacaactcatccagaacgccgcagcccgtctggtgttcaactttcccaagttctctcacgtcaccccgctcctccgctctctccactggcttccagttgaagctcgcatccgctacaagaccatggtgcttgcctacggagctgtgaggggaacggcacctccgtaccttcaggctctgatcaggccctacacccaaacaagggcactgcgttcatccacctctggcctgctcgcctccctgcctctgaggaagtacagttcccgctcagcccagtcaaaactgttcgctgctctggcaccccaatggtggaacaaactccctcccgacgccaggtcagcggagtcaatcaccaccttccggagacacctgaaaccccacctctttaaggaatacctaggataggataaagtaatccttctaaccccccccccttaaaagagttagatgcactattgtaaagtggttgttccactggatatcataaggtgaatgcaccaatttgtaagtcgctctggataagagcgtctgctaaatgacttaaatgtaaatgtaaacagaactcatttggcacaaacttcctgaccaggaagtggaaagtctgaaattggggctctgttctacttcctgcctataaatgggcatgatacgtaagagtatacgtgcacttcatagaccttcccctggatgtcaagaggcggtgagagaagaaatttagtgattatcttggtctgaagtggaatacaggctctttgtatgacgtgtccgcccatttcctgttttctggaggctcgaaaggggacttggatttgccttctgtttagctgccgttataggcgactaatatctccggctttgattttatttgatacatgtgaccatatcatcgtaaagtatgttttttcaatatagtttcatcagattatttaaaatttttcgggagttttgccgtgttccgttctcttccgtttgttgacatagAAAGATTCGCTCCACTTGGCAAGTGCGCTttctaattcaagagggaaaatgaacattctaaatccaaacaacgattgttcttgacaaagtacaccttgtccaacattctgatggaagatcaccaaaagtaagaaacattttatgatgctatttcatatatctgtcgtgcatgtgaactagtcgtcggcgcccaacgtttgggtactcagctataccgaagctggatgtcgtaattaagttatttttttttattctaacactgcgatttcattaagaactaatggatctataatttcctatacaacatgtattttttagttatgtttatgaatagctatttggtcagaatatgtgtggcttgtctttctggctattgtggtaagctaatataacgctatattgtgttttcgctgtaaaacacttaataaatcggaaatattggctggaatcacaagatgcctgtctttcatttgctgtacactatgtattttttagaaatgttttatgatgagtaattaggtatttaacgttggtgcctgtaattattatggctgctttcggtgcaatttctgattgtagctgcaatgtaaactatgatttatacctgaaatatgcacatttttcgaacaaaacatagatttattgtataacatgttatcagactgtcatctgatgaagttgtttgttggttagtttggttggttcttggttagttaggttggctttgtgcatgctacctgtgctgtgaaaaatgtctgtcctttttttgtatttggtggtgagctaacataaatatatgtgctgttttcgctgtaaaacattttaaaaatcggacatgttggctgggttcacaagatgtgtacctttcatttgctgtattggacttgttaatgtgtgaaagttaaatatttaaaaaatatatattttgaatttcgcgccctgcacttgaagtggctgttgtcataagtgtaccggcaccgccctgcagccataagaagttaaacgatgagagaagtgctacacctggtggagagagattgtaagacagaaatagttgctttatgcgtgctgtacgttatgacatgacacgtcacgatgtaacggagggtccgtttttcaacttttctccactactatagacccattaccatgtcgatcaacgcttgaagaaaaacctagttcacacccccgattttgaagtcaacacagtcgctacagtcccattagttttctttgtagcctcgtttgaatgttgcggttagGCACATTTGTacagaatggggtgagtttacgttactgtAACTGTTATTGCAGCTTTCTGTTTGTATGTAACGTTAGCTTGCACTTTAATGGCATCCCTCGAGGAGATTTTCTTTTATCTTTCTAACCAGGAGAAGTACTATGAAGACACCACGGATCTCGACAAGAGGCGCAACATTCCGAGAAATTCACAATTCAGTGTAACGTTAAGCAGTTAACTTCTATTAGATAACTGGACTGATTTAGCTATGTACAACCATTTTTCAACAGCATTTTCAATCTAACGTTGGCTGCTGAggagaggatggctcataatatggattaaatggaatggtatcaaacgcgtggtttccatgtggttgatgccatacaattgactccattccagccattattatgagctgtcctcctctcccctcaccccccccccacccccccctgaCATGTCTGTCATATTGAGGTATCTAGCTATAAGTTAAACCTGATCAATCAAATGGAAAGGTGTAAGCAATTATGGTAATTACAAATGCCCTTAACTAGGTGTCTTTGCTAGACAGACACGGGGAGGATgaaagtgagagacagacagacagacagacagacagacagacagagagagagagggagagagagagagagagagagagagagagagagagagagagagagagagagagagagagagagcaaaaaacAGCAGTGCAAATGTACTTAGACTTGAATATTTCAACAACTCTTCTTCCAACTTGTTAGGCAATCACATCTACCTAcgggggaaggatggccagccacacaggaggGTGAATTTTactaaggaggagaaggaggccatGCTGACCGAGATGCATGCTGGCCATTTCGGAGTGAAGAGCATGATTTCCAAAATCAACCTATGCTTCTTCTGACGGGGAATTGTCAAGGAGGTGTACACCTGGGAAAGTGAAATAACCATTTGTTTATTAATCACATTCTATTATATATGACATATTATGATTTCAATGAATGTCATATTAGAGAGCACACAATGTTTGAATGTGTTCCTTTTTGCGAAAAGTTCAGTACCCTATCTAGCCTGCCAGAAGTTTGAGAGGGAGCAGACTGTGGCGCCGGAGTTGAAGCTAATCAAAGTTATTTCACCATGGCACATGATCTGTAAGTGTCCAAATTCAAATTTTGCCCTGATAAGTTGTTTTGTAATGGTTGCTTTATTTGACCACAGCAAGTAAAAATTATAGTGTGTGTCCTTACGAATATGAAAATCTGCATATGGTATGACACAGATATGTGTATGAATAAAGTAATCCAGGAATGGCAACAGCTGGTGTCTGACAGCGACCGATCACTTTACCAAGTGGGTGGAGGCAAAACCCATTAAGGTCAGTAAAAGAAGAGTACGTGCTTAACTCTAATATCCCTTCTGTAACCAGTTAAAAAAGGtgcttggaaccaaaaatagatTTTTGTTTCGTATGATACCCATCAAGGATGAGACTAACAAGGCCACCTCCAAGGCCATGGTGGACATCTTCAACACCTGCCCCCCAGGAGGTATCCCATCCACCAGAACCATTGAGTTCAGATCAGTCTGATTCGCTGTACTCTGAGTCAGAGGGGGACCAGCTTGAGGTAGGCTATACCTTCCAAAAGTGATGAAAAGTACATATCTCCCATTTATAACACTGCACTAATCCATTACATTTTCTCACAGTAAagtgtaacctgtgtgtttgcttgtttacgTATCTGTTTCCTACCCTGTTCCCTTTACCTTTGCTCCTGTTCCAGGAactaggggttctgcccaacacccagacgtgGATCCAACTGATGTCAACCATTACCAACCACCctccaacttttcattacataatctacagctactgttgttgttatgttgtcatTATATGCTAAGAAAGTTTTCTTGCTCTATCATACCGGGCACATAATATGTGAGATACACAGATTAACTAAAAACACTGCACTGCAAACactcagaacagagagagcagcagtgccTGGACTTTGCAGTCTCTCTCTTCAAGTCCCCCTTCTGAGACTGGCTGTCTGTTGAGAACAAGTGACAGGCAGAGCCTCGCAACCACCTCTATATTCCAAACACCAGAATTCATTATTTTAGTCCATGATTGCCATGTGAGTGCACAAAAAAGTCTGTTAAAATAAACGAATGACACAATTGTACCAAAAACTATCAAAGTTCATGTATTGAAATCTTAAATATTGCCAGGTTGGTTTTCACAGATGTTTCACAAGGTGTTCGTTATTGtaagttatcttttgtttgtatttatttgctccacattattcattgttgTATCCTAGGACCTACAATAGATACATATATATTCAACTACAAGGGTGTACTAATGAGCTATGCGAGATAGAAAAAACAAATCATAAAATGACCACTGAAATTAGATTACAATAGATACAtagagtggggcaaaaaagtatttagtcagccaccaattgtgcaacttctcccacttaaaaagatgagaggcctgtaattttcatcataggtacacttcaactatgacagacaaaatgagaaaaaaaaatccagaaaatcacattgtaggattttttatgaatttatttgcaacttatggtggaaaataagtatttggtcacctacaaacaagcaagatttctgcaAATTCACCTAATGAACCACATATGGTAAAAATCATCCCTTTAAAGCGCGTGGGGAATATACAACGTCGCAACCCACAACTGCTaagagaaaaaaagagactgAAATAGAAGTGCTAGTGTCAGAGATTGAGTACAAccaaaagcatttatttggctcaAGCTACAAAAACAACGCTACAAAGAGATGATGAGGTAACGTTAGTTGCTTTAAGACAAATGAGTAGGCAACAGTCACCGATAAACCATCCATCCTCAACAGCTCCCTCCTGTAGGCATATATGCCAACATTGCTGTTCTGCAGAATGAACAAGTCCTGCGTACCACCTGGCTACCACgatacatctcattattgtaatcTTGTTTAGAATATTCGATGAAGGTTGTTGACTTCAACTGCCTGTATTCATTAGACAGAGACGCTATGCTACTAGCCTCATGTCATGAATTTGCATAGTCAAATCGAGGCAACTTGGATATTAAGGGTTTTCTCCCACCCAGTCTCTCAACTAGCAGTGATTTGCCAAGCCCGTAAGATCCAGTGTCACGTGATATGGGTCAAGAGTTCACACAAAGACTTCATTTCATTGGACACTTTGGGTAAGCAACGGTtgaagctaactagctagcttacGTATAAATGTTTACATAGATTTTGCCTTGGATTTTAGTGTGCAATCCCAaattatataaatacatttgcatgAAAGCCGAATGCAACAATATAGCTAATGCAATTTCATAATTTTTGCGGAAATGTATGCTTTAGTTCCAGTTTGAATTCCCCCCTCCCTGTTTTCTGCATTGCCTGGCTAAATATATAACGTTATTTGTTTTCTTATATTTGTAGTTTTTCTGGGTGGTTATCAATGCATTTTTCTGTTCTGTAAAACGTATATCTGGTGGCAAAGGCTAAGCCCGCCAGccttcctagctagctagcatgttaAATAATCATTAATCAAGTTCCTCAATCATTTGATCCACGGCGCATTTTGTTGGTTGTTGCTGGCTACGTTACCTAATTTAACGTTAGTTATCGAAACATACACACAGGTTCACATTGGCTTGCTATTAGTTGCCAATTAACATTAGAAAAATAAGACAATGCTGAAAATATGAATTTATTCCCACATCCGATGATGTCTATATTTTTGTTACAGCCCTATGTAAACTTGTGTTTGCATTGCTGGGTGGATTCAGACGTCAATGGAGTTGGGTAATGTTATGTTGGACATAGAGCAGGTCGTTCTGGGGGAAGAGGTGATGACCAGTGCCACAGCGTCCACCATCAAGCCACAGACTGTTCCTGCTATCCAACCCTGTAAGCACacatttgtgtatatatatatatttttatatatatacatattttttcaccttttatttaacaagttctcatttgaaactgcgacctggccaagataaagcaaagcagtgggacaaaaaaacaacacagttacacatgggataaacaaaagaacagtcaataacacaatagaaaaatctatatacagtgtgcaaatggagtaaggaggtaaggcaataaataggccaatagtagcgaagtaattacaatttagcaaattaacactggagtgatatatgtgcagatgatgatgtgcaagtagaaatactggtgtgcaaaaaagtaaattaaaacaatatggggatgaggtaggtagttggatgggctatttacagatgggctgtgtacagctgcagcgatcggtaagatgctcggatagctgatgcttaaagctagtgagggagatatacgtttccaacttcagcgatttttattttattattatttttatttatttttataaattcgttccagtcattggcagcagagaactggaaggaaaagcggtcaaaggaggaattggctttgggggtgaccagtgaaatatacctgctggagggcgtgctacgggtgggtgttgttatgatgaccagtgagctgagataaggaggaGCTTtagctagcaaagacttatagatgacctggagccagtgggtctggcgacaaatatgtagcaagggccagccgacaagagcatacagatcgcagtggtgggtggtatatggggctttggtaaaaaaaacggatggcactgtgatagactgcatccagttgtctgagtagagtgttggaggctattttgtaaatgacatcgccaaagtcaaagatcggtaggatagtcagttttacgagggtatgtttggcaacataagtgaaggaggctttgttgcgaaataggaagctgattctagatttaatattggattggagatgcttaatatgagtatggaaggagagtttacagtctagccagacacctagaatatgtggacaactacaaatacctaagtcagaactgtccagagtagtgatgctaattGGGCGgtcgggtgcaggcagcgatcggttgaagagcatgcatttagttttacttgcgtttaagagcagatggaggccacggaaggagtatggcattgaagcttgtttggaggtttgttaacactgtccaaagaagtgccagatgtgtacagaatggtgtcgtctgcgtagaagtggatcaaggaatcacccgcagcatgagcgacatcattgatatatacagagaagagtcggcccgagaattgaaccccgtGGTACCCCcgtagactgccagaggtccgaacaacaggccctccgatttgacaacctgaactctatcagagaagtagttggtgaaccaggcgaggcagtcatttgagaaaccaaggctgttgagtttgccgataagaatacggtgattgacagagtcgaaagctttggccaggtcgatgaagatggctgcacagtactgtcttttatcaatgatatcgtttagtaccttgagcgttaccagctcggaaaccagattgcacagcggagaaggtacggtgggattcgaaatggtcagtgatctgtttgttaacttggctttcgaagactttagaaaggcagggcaggatggatatagttctgtaacagtttgtgtctagagtgtctccccctttgaagagggggatgaccgcggcagctttccaatctttatgaatctcggacgatacgaaagagaggttgaacagacttgtaataggggttgcaacaatggcggcgaaTTATTTTAGAAAgcgagggtccagattgtctagccctgctgatttgtacgggtccaggttttgcagctctttcagaacatcagctatctggatttgggtgaaggagaagctggggaggcttgggcaagtcactgcggggggtgcggagctgttggccggggttggggtagccaggaggaaagcatggccagccgtagagaaatgcttattgaaattctcgattatagtggatttatcgttggtgagtgtttcctagcctcagtgcagtgtgcagctgggaggaggtgctcttattctccatggactttacagtgtcccagaactttttggaggtagagctacaggatgcaaatttctgtttgatttCTGCAAaatgctagcctttgctttcctaactgactgtgtgtattagtTCCTGacatccctgaaaagttgcatatcgcagggactattcgatgctagtgcagtccgccacagggtgtttttgtgctggacgagggcagtcaggtctggagttaaccaagggctatatctgttcttagttctacattttttgaaaggggcatgcttatttaagatggtgaggaaattacttttaaagaacaaccaagcttcctctactgacgggatgaggtcaatatccttccaggatacccgggccaggtcgatttaaaggcctgctcacagaagtgttttagggagcgtttgatagtgattaCAGATAGTTGTTAATGTGTTTGAATTTCAAGTGCAGTATCTCCTCTCCTTTTATTGCAGATCAGCATGACAGCCTACAGTGTTTTCAATGCTTCATTACATTTTGTAATGCCAAGGCCAAGGAGAGGCACATGAGAAAGAGCCATCGTGAGGAATACAAGCAGTCACTCCAACAGGTATGGAATGGATAAAAGAAATGCAAGATGCATTGCAGGAGTAGGGTGAAAttgcccctagatgctgatcttgggtaATTTTTTTGATTTTCTTTAGTAATGGTTAAGTTTAAAATtcaatcaaatttcaatcaaatgtatttataaagcccttcttacatcagcttttgtcacaaagtgctgtacagaaacccacccTAAAACCCCAGacagtaagcaatgcaggtgtagaagcatggtggctgggaaaaactccctagaaaggccagaacctaggaagaaacctagagatgaaccaggctatgaggggtggccagtcctcttctggctgtgccgggtggagattataacagaacatggccaagatgttcaaatgttcataaatgaccagcagggtcaaatagtaATTGTGGAGGGCAGGGGAGCTGATCGTAAATCTGTATGGTGTACCTATgggaaacttcaccccggagCTGCAAAGCACACAGCTTAACAGCAGGATGCTGTAGCCCTATATGCACAGCATATATAATGATGTACATTACCTCTAACACTTAATTATTTGCTGTTTTGTGTTATTTTGCAGACCGATACGCTGTTCACCTGTTATGTGTGCGATCGTACCttctcctcctctgaggagctgaCACAGCACCAGACCTCACACAGCCTGGAAGACAAGCCCTTCCGCTGCGCCCACTGCCAGGGAAGCTTCCGGACCTTCTCTGAGGTGAGACAACGGTCTTTCAATGAAAGTAGTAAAGTCTTTTGTCTCTAATGACTTTTAGTTGTGTGAAAGGACCCCAGTAATCtcagttaacccagaactaaaatcgtTCCAAATTTGGTCAGATGCTCGAATAGGTTTTGGGGGTAAACGTGTAAGAAGTTGAGATTTCCGGTTTGCGACGTCTCCACCCTCGCAAAAGGAAACTCTTAGCCAAAGCCCTCCCTTCTGATATTTTCACCTGTGTTTATCATCCATCAAAGCAAAGTCATTTAACCCTTTTATACCCGTActcgggttgaaaatggcagatttgggcactgataagctataaatgacgtcagagctcaggctcTGCGCTTCACAGTGCTGTATGgcttttgactgacagccgttctgaacttCAGCACCGCATGCGGCAAGAAGTTGCCCCCGTCCTTCCTGCTAATTGGGTaacttttgctgtttttttttttgttgtttgagGGAATTCTATATATATGAAAAAGActcaatgtattttgaaagatgagacattgAAGATTAAAATAAATAccactttgatgtcatacaagcccAAAAGTCCAAATGTGcatatcacatttccatatcacaaaactcatgtcatatacagtgtcattGTTTATAATCACTCTTttatgtacagttacaagatgacatggtgtcaacctgggttgttctgaacagaatgagcctatgtttgtctattgtgaagaaaattCACTGCAGAACACGCATCTGAAGgcactcatgactcctttctaaGCGCACCAAAATTCTGATCTGTTTtgctgaattgccttgtgaaaacCTAACActtataacttagctagtcatggggcggcaggtagcctagtggttagagcgttgggccagtaaccgaaaggttgcctgatcgaatccccgagctgacaaggtaaaaatctgtcgttctgcccctgaacaaggtaggccgtcattgtaaataataatttgttcttaactgacttgtatagttaaataaaggttacataaaaaaatacatgttggaacAACCTTTCAAACAacctttcaaatgatgcccacctgacccagattacGATTTAAAATGGGCCGTTTGTGGATTATGTAAACAAAAGTAATTGTGCGATGGTGGGGATGCAGGGCTGTTccaaacaactacaagtgtgctcaGCTCAAGCACCTTATATTTGAAGACTTTTCTTTAGCCTTGTGCACACTGCTCCAAtaagttttgtttttcaaattcCGTTTTAGAttactgactgtccaaacagcaagttacaagtgaccaaatcaGACGTATGTGTTCAGGCATCAGTCATTTGCTGTCATGGCTACACTTGTTGTCATAGTACAGTGGTGTAGGCAGATTGGTGGTGGTGCTCAtgcttcctatcactcagaagttatgtagcaacaatgcctgccatggaACTTTTCCCggttgctttgaatgttcaaaattATAGTGTAAGAACACTTTTTAAAGCTTCAAATGATAAGATGATACAACTTTCAGAAGGAGTCATTTTTGGCTAGTCACAGCAGTCAGCTATAGCTAGGTAGCTGTTCAgctttctagcacattcactaattttgtttgtaaacaattaacaagctagttagctacaacctccatgttcttgtcaaactcaacagagtagctagcaagcaacaagaaATGCCAAATGAGTCCAAAAACCACTTGACTgcaaataaatcagatttgaccGTTTAGTCACAAGTCGCATGGCCAGGTATCGGATTTGTATCTGACTTCAAACCACCTATgaaggtggtttgaaatgtggcCTTTAGCTTtttcagactgcaggaaaaataACAGATTTGAATCGGATATGCAAAAAAATTGGATTTGAGTCTCTTCAAACGGCttgaaatgacttaggaactgtgcacattTAGGTGTGTGGCCACCTGGAGACTGCAGTTGTTGTTCCTCATTCAAACCATTGTAAATGCAGGAATATtcttatgttactgaatgtatcccgagtattttcagattttgttatTAACAAATGCAGTGAAAAGTAcattaaatgtaaaatgcacataaaatcaagtgtaatgtttggatttaGTCTTGAACTGTTATCAGCTTTGGTCTAATAATTTCCCTATATAACTTTTTACAtctcttctgtaagaaacatttgaaTTTAGCCCTGTCCATATAGACCAATTCCCATGATTGTCAAGAGTTAAGCACTGCCTTCGCCCAATCCTGATGCGTCCAAATAACCAGTGACGAAAACACAAGATCCAGAATGTATTAGTGCTTCTCATTATCTCACGCATCCCATAGAATGCAGACAGATCTACGTTACCAGTTATGTTTACATAGTCTCTCCATTAGATATTAGGACCCCAGCAATATTAGCTGTGGTCATGGCATCAGCTAATGGGAATCCCAATAAAGATAAAGAACCAGTGGCTAGGCAGGTGCTCTGTAGTGCATCTGCCTTCTGTTGTCCAATGGGGACCAAGTCACCAAGTTTGTTTCCTCAAGATGCCCTAAGCCTCTTATAATTTTGTTTCTGTCTCTCATAGTTGACAGTCCACCGGCGACAGCTGTGCAAGGAGCGGCAGTGTGTGTGCAAGGAATGTGGCATGGTATTCCGGGGCCCAAACCAGTTACGCACCCACCGCCTCACCCAGCACCCCCAGCCACtggaagaggaggatgatgacACCAAGACTCACCGTTGTGGCAAGTGTGGCCGTGGGTTTGAGGCGGAGGTGGATCTTGTGCTGCATCAGGAGAACTTTGCGGGTGATCAGCATTGCGATGCAAAGGTCCCGGCCAAAAAACGTGGCCGACCTCCCAAGAAAGTGGCTGAGGCAGCAAACGGAGAGAAGAGCGGAGAATCTGAGGAGGGGGGAGACGAGTCTGTGGCAAAAAGAGGGAAAGGCCTGGGGCGACCCCCTAAGGAGGAGCTCCAAATTCCCTGTTCTGAAGCTGAGTGTGACCTCACCTTCTCCTCTGTTGCCCTTCTCCGGGCCCACAAGAAGAAGAAGCACGGGCGGCCGCCTCAACCTCGCAAGGCTCACCCCTGCTCTGAGTGTGAAGAGGGCTATGCCCGGCTGGAGCAGCTCAAAGCCCACATGGCCAGGGCTCACAGCTCTGGCCGACACAACTGCCCCACCTGCGGCAAGAGCTTTAGTCGGGAGAGCAACCTAAAGGCACACCAGAAG carries:
- the LOC129831442 gene encoding zinc finger protein 717-like, with amino-acid sequence MELGNVMLDIEQVVLGEEVMTSATASTIKPQTVPAIQPYQHDSLQCFQCFITFCNAKAKERHMRKSHREEYKQSLQQTDTLFTCYVCDRTFSSSEELTQHQTSHSLEDKPFRCAHCQGSFRTFSELTVHRRQLCKERQCVCKECGMVFRGPNQLRTHRLTQHPQPLEEEDDDTKTHRCGKCGRGFEAEVDLVLHQENFAGDQHCDAKVPAKKRGRPPKKVAEAANGEKSGESEEGGDESVAKRGKGLGRPPKEELQIPCSEAECDLTFSSVALLRAHKKKKHGRPPQPRKAHPCSECEEGYARLEQLKAHMARAHSSGRHNCPTCGKSFSRESNLKAHQKTHTEGEEATDKEKR